In the genome of Chryseobacterium oryzae, one region contains:
- a CDS encoding DUF4177 domain-containing protein has translation MKKRFEYKTVVIEPKGFWKTRYEPAEMDKILNQHGNEGWELVTAESRDYGGSSYGIIYTFKREL, from the coding sequence ATGAAAAAAAGATTTGAGTACAAAACAGTTGTTATTGAGCCTAAAGGTTTTTGGAAAACCAGATATGAACCGGCTGAAATGGATAAAATTTTAAACCAACATGGTAATGAAGGTTGGGAACTGGTAACTGCAGAAAGTAGAGATTATGGAGGAAGCTCTTATGGTATAATTTATACTTTTAAAAGAGAGTTGTAG